taggagggagtattttctTTTGGGACTTGCTATTTACAACACATCATTTTACTACTGTATATCTTACACTCCCTCTTATTCACTCATTTCCTCCCTCTTTCCGTTTTCATGATAGTCAGATTTTCTTCACTCTTTCCTTTTCTGGaaggttttgtgtggtccaaaatcaattgtatgtggggtagagtgttttgtgtggttcAAAATCATTTTGTTATTTCTTGTGTAAAAAGGAAGGGGAAGAAATGAGTGCATATGAGGGAGTATGTTACTTTTGATTTGGATGAGAGTTAGTATATTCGAGTTGGATTATTAGTTTATTACCCCTCCTGCTCCAGTTAGTATCTTCTGTTTCATTTGGTGTCCCATTGTGTGTGTTACATGACTTAACTTCTAATTAGACCTGataaaagcaacccgacccgattgacccgacccaaaaagACTGACCTGATACCCGAAGTAACCCGAACTGCATTACAagaatgtgacccgaaaacccaaattgacccgatctgacccgaacatgacccagttttcttgacccgtaactgacccaacccgaaaatgacccgattcGAAACCACCAAATCCGAAAATGACCAgataaaatataactctaattgaacctaaaatacttgaaatgactatttctctattattcattgacccgaaaatgaccgacCTAAAACAACCCGACCCTCTTGACCAGAAACAGACCCAACCAataaacccaaaacccaaaatgacccgtcccgacccgaattaacccgaaatcaatgagagaCTCAAACTGACACAACCCAAATTAGCCTGATCCGAACCCGGTCCATTAACCCATTTTTGTCATGTCTATAATTTAACCTCTCAACAAATTAATATATATTATGATGTGTCGAAATATAAGTGGCCTGCTACAAAAGTGGGACAGAGACCCCCTCCTCCCAAACTCCCACATACTCGCTAGTCCATTCAGCTTTCTGTCCATCTAGCGTctccaacaacaatcaacaccACCACAAATTCAGGTAACtaatctctctctctttctctctctctctctctctctctctctcaataaCACAGCCATGGATGATTTCTTAGACGCATCAACAAACCTCCCTGAAACCCAGATGCAAGAAGGTTACAAAGATGGCTACAAAGATGGTTTAATCAAAGGCAAACTAGATGCATACGATGTGGGTCTTAAACACGGGTTTCAATCCGGTGAAGAAATCGGGTTTTATCGCGGTTTAGTTGATGTTTGGACTTCTGTTATTCGTGTCGAACCCGGGTTTTTCTCAACTCGGGTTAAGAAGAGTGTAGAACAGCTTAATGAGCTGATTCATGAATACCCTTTTATGAATCCTGAAGATGAGAATAAAGATGTTGTGACTGATAAAATTAGGTTGAAGTTTAAGGCAATTTGTGCTACTTTGGGTGTTAAATTGGAGTATAAAGGATATCCTAAATTGGATCATGGAAAAGATTTTTAATGAGATTTTGTTGATTTTGAAATTGGGGTTTAAAGTTGTGATCTCTGTTAGTATTGCTTGGTGAATTTGTGCTGAATTGGAGAATGAGCAAGATTATTGATGGTTTTTTGTtgaatttgggaattagggtttaaAGTTTTGATCTTTTATCATTAATTCTTAGTGAATTTGTGGTGAATTGGGATATAAGGATTATCCTAAATTGGGTTATGAGCAAGATTATTGATGGGTTTTTGTTGAATTTGGCAATTAGGGTTTAAAGTTGTGATCTTTATCATCATGCCAAAAAATTAGCAGTGTGAACTAATTGGATTTTATTGAACTTGATACTTCCGCTgtcttggtcatttgtttactaATATACTTTGCGTTTTGCAAAGAGTATTTGATCAATGATAGATAAATGATTAGGAtttaggacggagggagtattcgAGTAGTAGGGATTCAAGGCTGTTAGCTTTACAATTAGGCCAAAAATTTCTTATGGAATGTGATACTTTGTATTGTTTAAACCATAATTATAATTGAAGTTGCTTGTTTGTTATGGTGAATTTTATGATGGGCTGTTTGTTGTTATCTTTATTAGTATGCCATAGTGAATTTGTGGTGTATGTGCAATATGGGTATCTGGATTACCTCGAATGCCAGCTATTGCCAACGATAATTGATTTCCATGTCTTTTTCATATATGTATTGCGAGTTTACAACGTATTATGATTTTTGGTTTGAAATATCCGTATTACTGTGTAGAAAGTGTGTATCACATAATCGTATCAGAGCGTACTAAATAGGCATCGATGTGTGGAATGTGGTGCTTTGTATATTGCATTGTAGTATTAAGTGTAAGAAATGTGTGGATATCCAAGAAAGCGGCTCATATCAATGATGTAACATCCAGAGTGTGTGGTCCTTATTACCCTGTAGTTATGCTCTTTACATGATGGGGGTGAGGCTGATATTGGCCTCTATCTACAGACTGGGGATGTTCTTGGACATAAAATGCTGAAGCTAATGCTTGCTTGTTGCAAGATTTACATTTCGGAAAGCCGAAACAAGGCTGCTCTAGAAGCAATTGAGCGAGCTGCAAAACTCTGCAGTGAAGCTAGGATAGTCAATAAGTTTGAAGATGAGACTTATAACCGAGTTGGGTATACACTTGTATCTAAACTACGTCCGAGTTCATCCTTGGATTCTTGCCCGCTAAAAGATGCTGCACTTGCAATGGTCACATCTGCgttcaaaaacattgattttgaTACGCATAGTGGAACTCATCCTCGGCTTGGAGTTGTGGATCATATTTGCTTTCATCCATTAGCCAATACTTCTCTGGAACAAACAGCTAATGTTGCAAAGTCTCTGGCATCTGATGTTGGAAATATTGTGGAAGGTATATCTATGCCTTGTTTTAACTTTTCAGAATGCATGATTTAGGACTTAGGAGCTTCAGCTGTTTAAGATTCTTGTTCGGATAGAAAATATAAAATAGTCTTTTCACCATTTCAGTCTTTCAGACGGGTGATTTAGGAGCTTTGAGCGGTTGATATATCTTTTGTGGTGCTGTAGTTCGTGCATTATGGTTCTGTGGACTGTAGATATATGATTGAGCCTTTTTCACGTCCCTTCAAGTTAATCGAGTCCCTGACGTGAAAATGAATAACTTAAAACTTAACGAGTAAATAATAGGGAGAAGCTTCAGAGTACTGTGTAGTGGTGATTGATGAACTGCATGGCAATATGGCATTCTTCATTACTGATACCGAATTTTGAACTAAACTGCTGCGTGTTAAATCTGCAGTCCCCACTTATCTTTACGGAGCTGCACATGAAAAAGGAAGGACACTGGATTCTATACGAAGAGAGCTTGGGTATTTCAGCCCAAATACTCAGGGAAATGTATGGGCTGGAGGGTCCAAATCACAGCGTTTACCTCTTGCTCCTGATGAAGGACCAAGTCAGGCTGACAGCTCCAAAGGCGTTGTTGTGATTGGGACGACTAAGTGGGTGGACAACTACAATGTACCAGTTTTTTCGACTAATATTTCAGCTGTTCGTGGAATTGCAAAACACGTCAGTGAAAGGGGAGGTGGACTTCCAGCGGTACAAGCCATGGCGCTTGTTCACGAGGAAGGTGTCATTGAGGTTGCCTGCAATTTGTTGGACCCACAACAGGTGGGAGGAGAGAAAGTTCAGGATGAAGTTGAGCGCCTTGCAGTGGAAGAAGGTATGGTTGCTGGAAAGGGTTATTTCACTGATTTTTCTCGAGACGAAGTCATCAAAATGTTCTTGGAAGAAGGAAATTGAGATCTTTCTTCATTAACCTTGAAGGATTTTTCGACTTGTTAGGTTGTGCAATATGTGCAGCCGGTATCAGGCGAGTGTCGTATATAATGTTCAAATGATGTTTCCCTAGTTCATGTCATGACTTGATCTGACTCTATAACATCACATTTTTGAACCacaattactaattaaattaaactCGTTCGAGATTTGCCTATGAGTAGGAAGTATAAGGAAAATATAATCCTTGTTATTGATCATAACCGGAGCGACTTCACACGTTAAGATTGCATTATTCGGTAGTCGACATAATCAAGCACCTTCATGGCTTCAAAAACATCCAAAAGTTAAGCTTGATAATTGTCCGATTCTCAATATAATCGGTTCAATAATGGCCAGGTTCGGCTCTATGACTATCAGGTTGTATCGGGTCATAAATAGGTCGAATTGGGCTGATTTTGGCTTTCGGGTTCTGTCAAGTACGGTTTCTCCGGCTGGTTCAAATTTATCAGCTCTACATATGAGTTACATGTCTAATCTAGCTCCAACATTAATGCGGGTCTAGGAAGGGCCGAAGGGGTGGACTGCAAGGCAGCCGGCGGGTCTCTAGGTACAGTCCAAGTTTGGCCCTTCTCCACAATTGAGATTGGGACACGCCCGGTCTCCGGAACATGATTTGCCCGTCTTAAACATGAAACTGGTCAAATCGATACCAAATGACATGACAAATCAGCTAATAAATGCCAAATATTTTGCCTTGCTATCAACTTATAGTAGTATACTAGTATTTGGATTCATTTCCGTCTTAAGCAAGGCCTAATGAATAATTTGATGTTCTTAAAAACAAAGAGATTGGAAGCTAAAGAGaccatttttttttacaaatgaaaCCTACATACTTCAATTTTCTAGTCTTGTTTGTGTTTATTATCCTGCAAAATATTATACCAACTCGATTAGCCTTGCATAATTCGGGCAATGAAACCGACCACACAGTGTTGTTGGCCATGAAGAGGCAactaggagatgatcgcgaagaagGGATTTTGAGGTCATGGAATAACTCTGTTCACCATTGTAATTGGGAGGGAGTTACTTGTGGCCGGAAACATAATAGAGTGACAGTATTAGATCTTAACTCCCAAGGCTTGTCAGGTACCATATCGCCTTTCCTAGGAAATCTAAGTTTTCTTACAAATATTCCGCTTTATAGTAATACTTTGTATGGGTCGATCCCCCACGAGTTGGGTGATTTATTGAGGTTACAGGAACTAAGGTTAATGAACAACTCACTTGTAGGGGAAATTCCGGCTAACTTGTCTAGTTGCGTCGACCTCAGAGTTCTTGACATAGGATACAATAACTGATGTCATAAGCAGGCTTCAACTGGCAAGAGACAACCTTCCGAATACCAAGTATATGCGGAATCTAATTATTGCAGGTTATTCGACAATTTTTGAAAGGCAGTCTGATTATAATTTATGCTAACAACATCCTAATTTGTTACTCGTAACATTGATGATTGCAGATTCACGTTAGACAATCCCAAAGCTTTTTATTGCAGGGGCGTTAGATTGATTCAAATACTAATACAGTCTTACATATGTTGTTATTCCGATTACAACAAGTCTACAATTAGTTTCCATTTTCTCAAGGAGCCGACCTGTAAAAGGGCCAGACTGTATAGACAGTCTGTGTGACTGTAAGCAACAACAGAAAGAAAGCAGCTACAAGAGAGATGATAACCCATGGATTATTGAAATAGTTCCGTAAAAGACTCGCTCTACATCTGTTTTTTCTTTGACAAAAATATGTGTTCAATTCATCCCCTAGCTTTGCATAACGGTTACTATGCGCATCCGTTAACATTTCGTTGGCGACACTTTTGAACATGTCGACAACTTTTGTATCATCGCCAAGGAGATGCTGAACTATTCCATGCCGATTGAGGTAGCTGACGTCTTCTGGGGACTTGATCAAGCATTCCATGAAGACTAGGTAGGATGCAATCGCAGCTTCATTAATGTCCAGGTGACACTGTTCGAAAGCAGCTAGGTTGAGCAGAATCGACTTCGTACTGTCTTGAATCCACAGGGACGGGATTTCGAGAACCCCTTTGTTGAATTTGATGTCCCAAAATTGGTGACTGCTTCTTCTCCCCAACTTTACTCCCGACTCTTGTAGTTTGGTTACCCTCGG
The Silene latifolia isolate original U9 population chromosome 11, ASM4854445v1, whole genome shotgun sequence genome window above contains:
- the LOC141612594 gene encoding uncharacterized protein LOC141612594 encodes the protein MDDFLDASTNLPETQMQEGYKDGYKDGLIKGKLDAYDVGLKHGFQSGEEIGFYRGLVDVWTSVIRVEPGFFSTRVKKSVEQLNELIHEYPFMNPEDENKDVVTDKIRLKFKAICATLGVKLEYKGYPKLDHGKDF
- the LOC141610639 gene encoding formiminotransferase cyclodeaminase-like protein, which translates into the protein MLKLMLACCKIYISESRNKAALEAIERAAKLCSEARIVNKFEDETYNRVGYTLVSKLRPSSSLDSCPLKDAALAMVTSAFKNIDFDTHSGTHPRLGVVDHICFHPLANTSLEQTANVAKSLASDVGNIVEVPTYLYGAAHEKGRTLDSIRRELGYFSPNTQGNVWAGGSKSQRLPLAPDEGPSQADSSKGVVVIGTTKWVDNYNVPVFSTNISAVRGIAKHVSERGGGLPAVQAMALVHEEGVIEVACNLLDPQQVGGEKVQDEVERLAVEEGMVAGKGYFTDFSRDEVIKMFLEEGN
- the LOC141612595 gene encoding UPF0481 protein At3g47200-like; amino-acid sequence: MALAMQIFEKSLPEFVRKWYRFGLDSKTSYHRQLTPRVTKLQESGVKLGRRSSHQFWDIKFNKGVLEIPSLWIQDSTKSILLNLAAFEQCHLDINEAAIASYLVFMECLIKSPEDVSYLNRHGIVQHLLGDDTKVVDMFKSVANEMLTDAHSNRYAKLGDELNTYFCQRKNRCRASLLRNYFNNPWVIISLVAAFFLLLLTVTQTVYTVWPFYRSAP